AGGGCGAAACGCATACTTATAAACCGTTGTCGTCATCTGCCGCGGCCGCGCTGATTTTCGCGAGCGCCTGACGCATCGATTGCATGGTCGAGCCACCGATTTCCAACAAGGTTTCGACCAAGTCGTCGAGGTTGCTGCCATCGCGCTCAAACGCCGAGTTGGCGATCATCGCTAGGTTCACACCCGCCACTATTTCTATATTCGGGGTGTCCAGCATGATGTTCATCGCACGGTTGCATGGTGAGCCGCCCAGAACATCACATAAAAATAGCACGCCGTCACCGGTGTTGACCGCTTTCGCTGCTTTACGTAGCTCGTCTTCTAAATCGTCAGTAGACATGGATTCCAAGAAGTCGACAAATTCAAACTGATCTTGTTCGCCAGCGATGGCGTGAAAGGCCGACTGCATGCCGGTCGCGAAGTTGATGTGGCCTGAAACAACAATACCAATCATGAGAAAATTCCTTAAAAATAAGGGGAAGCGATTGTTTCCCCCTTTACTCAGACTTAGAGAATGCCCAAATAGTGGCCCACGACGCCAAGCGCGAGCGTGCCAAAAATCAGTACCGGTGGCTTGGCAAAGAAGCCTTTGCCGCGCACCATTTTGAACATGAAGAACACGAGCGCCAGTGGCAGCAGGTTCGGCATAATCTTGTCAAACAAATCGTGCTGTAGAGAGACCACTTTGCCACCCATTTCGAGCTCCAGCGTGGTGTGCACTTTGATGAAAGTAGCGGTCAACGCACCAATCACGAACAGCCCCATGATGTTAGCCGCACGCGCGAGCCTCTCGGTCACGCCACTCATAGCGCTCATCGCTTTCGCACCAGCGTTGTAGCCAAGAAACATCAAGCCAAAATACGCTAAGAAGTGCGGAATTTGGTACAGTACGAAGAACACAAATGGGCCGGCAATCGAACCATCGGCGGCAATCGCCGCACCCAGTGCTAAAGTCAATGGCATCAGTGTCATGTGGTCAAGCGCATCCCCGATACCACCTAGTGGCCCAAGACCGGCTACTTTCACGGCATTGATGGTGCTTGGCTTTTCTTTGTTCTCTTCCATTGCCACGGACAGACCAAGTAGAAAAGTGAACAGTTTTGGCGAGCTGTTGAAGAACTGGAGGTGGTTTTTCAACGAGGTCGAAAAATCACGTTTGTTGTTGCCGTGAATTTTTTTCAACGCTGGGATCATCGAGTACGCGTAACCGCCAGCCTGCATACGTTCGAAGTTAAAGTTGCCTTCCATGAACAGGCCACGCAGGGCACACATAATAAGCTCACGCTTGGTGATCACTTTACGTACTTCGTTGTCTTGGTATGCATCAATCTCATCGGTGAAACGTTCTGTTTGCTCCGCTTCTTTTGGAAGCGCGTCTGTATTAAATACCGTCGTCATCGTAATTCTCACTTTGCACAGAGTTATTGCCTACTGCTGCCTGGGTTTGGCTGCCTGTCATGAAGTAGTAAAGGACCGCGGCTGATCCACCAAGTACCGCTACCGCCATGATCGGCAGTTTAAGGTATGTGGTCATCACGAAACCAATGAAGAAAATCCCCGCCATCTCTTTGTTCCACATCACTTTTAACAGCATGGCAAAACCGATAGCGGGCACCATTTTCGCACCGATACCTAGACCTTCAAGCAGCATAGTTGGCGCATTTTCGTCAATCCACTGTGCCGCATGCTCACCAAAGTATACCGTGATGAACGCGACCACCGAGTACATCGTGGCACGGGCAGTCAAAATACTGATTAATAAGAAGTCGATACCACGAGAGTCACCGCGCTCAGCGCAGTCGTCCGCTTTACCCATTGCGAACGAGGACATGGCAAAGAAACCGATGATCAACATCTGCATCAGTACCGCAATTGGCATGCCCACACCCATTGCGATTTCTGGAGTTTGGTTGGTCATTATGGCAAACGCCACTGCGGCAATGGTCCCCATGGTCACATCTGGCGGCTGAGCGCCCGCGTTTGGCACTAGGCCAAGCCACGCAAGCTCTAAAACCGCACCGGTCATCAGACCAAGTTCCAGATCACCCATGATCAGACCAACAATCGGGCCAGTGATCAGCGGACGGTGAATGTTCAGTGCCACATCGTATTTATCGATACCACACAGGAACGCCCACACCGCTACAAGCATTGCTTCAAATAGCATTGTCTCTTTCCTTTATTTGGGCCGGGGATAGTTTTCCTATACCGGCGGTTGAGAATTACGCGCTCGCTTTCGCTAGTGTCAACACCTCAACCGGATCTTGGTCTGGGGTGTTCTGGATAGTCGAGAGCACATTACATGCGGCGATGCGCTCAAACGCCGTGATATCTTTCGCATCCACCGATACGGTTTTGGTGATTTGACGTTTACCTTCATGGAAGTGCATGTTACCCACGTTCACCGCCTTAATCGGTACGCCGCCTTCAATCAAACGCGCAACGTCGGTTGGGTTCGAACACACGATAAAGATTTTTTGCTCAGGCTTGGCTTTACCAATGATGGTGCACAGTTTGTCGACTGAGTAAAATGAGGTTTTGAACTCTCCGCCGGCCGAGGCACGCATCGCTGCTTGAGAGAACTCGGCGGTTGGGCCTTCGGCCACATCGTCGTTACACACGATACAAGTGTTAGCGCCAGAAGCCGGCATCCAAGTAATTTTCACTTGGCCATGCAATAGACGCTCGTCTATTCGGCACCATACAATATTCGCTGACATAGTATTGAAACCCTCAGTTATGATTCAAATTGGTGGATGATCACGCCTTGCACGACACGGTTGACTTCGCCCGTTGGGCAAGGATTATCAGGTGTAATGTCTAGCGCTAACGAATGGAAGAATGAGTACTCTTGAGCCACAATTAAGTATGGGAAAATCAACTCAACATCAGAAGCCGCTTCTAGGCCATCAATATGCAGGTAGTGACCATCAGTGACAATATCATCTAGTTGCGCAGCAACTGCCACCACTTGTAGTGCTAGGTTATCACGACGTAATTCTGTCAACAGGTCTAAGTCGTATTGACGTGTGTATGGGTTATTCGAGATGTAGACCATGACCAATGTTTCATCATCAATAATTGACTTAGGACCGTGACGGAAACCAAGTGGCGAATCGTACATAGCAACCACTTTGCCCGCCGTCAGCTCTAGTAATTTTAGAGCAGACTCTTGAGCCAGACCTTGGAAACCACCGGAACCGATATAGATCACACGTTTTGCATCTTTCGCCACGATGTCACGAATTGGTGCACACACGTCTTGGATCAGCTTTTTAGATTGTTCACATACTTTCTCGAAATCTTGTGAACTGGCTTTGTTGAAAGTTAAGAACGAGAATGCCGCCATCATCATTGAAGAGAATGAGGAAGTCATTGCGAATGACTTATCGTTAGTCTCTGCCGGCATCAGTACCGCTAGAGAACGCACATCGCTTTGACAACGGTTGTAAAGCTGACCGTCTGCGTTACAAGTAACCACTAGGTGGAAACAATCAGACAAGACTTGAGAAGCCAAATCTACCGCACGCACGGATTCTGGTGAGTTACCAGAACGAGCAAATGACACCAACAGTGTTGGGATATCTTCAGCAAAGTACTGAGATGGGTTTGACACGATGTCTGTGGTCGCAATAGCTTCTACGCGGCAGTTTAATTCTTTCGCTAGGATTGGCGCTAACGCTTTACCGGCAAATGCAGACGTACCCGCACCTGTCATCACAATTCGTAAGTTCTCTTTGGCAAACAGTGGCGAAAGAAACGCTTCTGCTTGCGCACGACATTCATTCACAATCGCAAGGGTTTTTAACCAACAATCTGGTTGTTGCTCGATTTCTTTTGCTGTCCAGAAACCTTTGTTCGTTTCTAGATCAGCAATGTCAATGCCTAGGTGTTTCATTATTTAGTCACTCGTATAATTAAAACTTACAAGCACGTGCGTAGATTTCTAGCACGGTCTTTTGAATCTTGTTGATAACAAACGCTTTCGGGTTGTTTTCTATTTCACCGCTACGCAGTGCTGCATAACCTTCAGGTAGGTGTTGGCTCGCAAGCGCAAGAGGTAATCCCTCTTTTAGGTTGGCAAACAGCTTGTCAACGGCAGCTTGAATAGTTTCATCTGCCCAGTAGTAACGGATACGATCAGATAGAGAGTAAGAACGTGAAAATTTTTGCTCTGCTTCGTTACCGTGGTAGTACTTCGCCCAGTTATCTGGTTTTGCAAGCATCACAGATTCGATAACGTTACGTAGGTTAGAGCGTTGCTCGATAGGTAGTATTTCATCTTCAATCGCACAGAGACCGTATAGGGCTTCACGCATAGCAAAAGTTAGCTGCGGGCCCACTTTTAAGATCGCAAAGTGATCGCGAACTAATAGAGCGTAGTTTTCTGGAGATTGGTAATCGGTTGAGTGTGCTTCAAACAGTATATTCTCAAACTCGTTAACCACTTTTGATAGTTCAGCCGCTGACTCTGGTTTGTAATCAATCACACTAGAGTGGTCAAACTCAACGGCAGGTTGTACAACCAAGCCTACAACGCGATCCCAACAATCTAAGCCAGCAGCAGCAAATGCGTCCTTGTGTGCTTTAATAGTTTGACGAGCCGCTTCTGGTGACGTTGGTTGCACTTCGTGTAACTCTTCAGTTTCACCACCCGGTACTGGCACTTCTGTACCAACCACATATGTAAATGCCCGTGCAGTACCAAAATTTTTCACTGCTGTGTCTTCTGCAATTTTCGCAAGGCGCGCAGCACGTTCAGCCACGATCTCATCCGTTAAAGACACAGGATCATCGGCACATGGCATCGAACAGTCTAAGTGAATTTTCGTAAATCCCGCAGCAACGTAAGTTTCGATAAGTACCTCTGCTTTTGCCATCGCTTCCGCAGCTGGTTCATCTTGCCAACGGTTTGGACCTAAGTGGTCACCGCCAAGGATCAAGTTTTCAGCGTTAAAGCCATGTGCTTCTGCTAAGTTAAGAACTAAATCACGGAAGTCAGCAGGTAACATCCCCGTATAGCCGCCGAATTGATCAACTTGGTTCGACGTTGCTTCAATCAAAAGCGGGGATTTGTCTTTTTTCGCTTGCAGAATAGCTGCTTCAAGAACAAGAGGGTGAGCAGAACATACGGAGTAAATGCCGTTTTCGTTACCAGCTTTATGCTGCTTTACTATGTTCAGTAGAGTTGTCATGTAATCACTCCAAAGTGGATCAATTCGGTATAAGTCTTACCCGACGTTTCTATGAAGTTCGAATACGAAAAAGGCGCATGTTGTAAGGTTTTAAACGATGACGTCTTCGACTACGTCATCCCAATCCAGACGCCAAACTTGCACCAACTTCAGATGAAAGGCCATAGCAACACCGAGTTCATTCGTCATAGCTACATCAATAAAAACATCATCCAAGCAAAGAATGTTTCCGTCGTTGTAATGCCAGAATTACTGTGTTATCCCCATTTCACAGAGCGACACCCTAGTAAAAATAAGATGGTGTTTAGACACTTCATAGGTGAAATTGAAAGGAGCAATTTATCCAATTCGAAGTGCCCACTGGTTATTCTGTAATAATAACAAATGAACTTTCATTTTTCTTCGATTTGATGATACGAAAAAAAACAAAAGCCACACAATACGAAAGCACTGTTTTTTTGATGCATTTCACAAATCACTCCAATTTGTTTCGATTTCGCATCAAAAATTAACATACAAACCAAATAAAAAGGGAAACGAACCAATTAAAAACAAAATGAAAGTAAGATTTTCTTCGCGGCATTTTTTAATTTTCTATGGCATGATTTCCGACTTTTGTGATCTACCAATTCGAAATTCAACTTTCGATCACTTACGATACAAAGAGGTAAGCGTATTAGAAAACAAGTCGCTTGCAATTTAGAATATTGACAAGAGGAAACCACCATGTCTGTTTCTCGTCGAGACCTGTTGAAAGGGATTGCCGCGACAAGCGTTGTTGCTACAACAGCCGCTTGTTCTTCAGTCACCTCAAATGGCACTGCTCCTGCTCTGGGTCAGAATAAAAAGCAAAACAACGTAAAAAAACCAAACCTACTGGTTATTTTCCCTGATGAATGTCGTACTCAGTCACTGGGTTATATGGGGATGGATAAACACACGATGACACCAAACATCGACCGCATGGCGCGTGAAGGTGTCGTTCTCGATCAAACCATTTCAAATTTCCCGTTATGTACGCCAGCGCGCGGCATGTTCATGACTGGTCAGTACCCGTACCGCAATGGCATTCACGGTAACTGCCATACGCCGGAAGAAGGCCACTTTGGTGGTTCTAATTTTGGCGTTGAGCTAAAACAGAACGCGATTTGTTGGTCAGATGTGCTGAAAAAACAGGGATACTCACTGGGCTACCTAGGAAAGTGGCACTTAGACTGCCCGAAACCGCCATTTGTGCC
This Vibrio navarrensis DNA region includes the following protein-coding sequences:
- a CDS encoding SIS domain-containing protein, whose protein sequence is MMKHLGIDIADLETNKGFWTAKEIEQQPDCWLKTLAIVNECRAQAEAFLSPLFAKENLRIVMTGAGTSAFAGKALAPILAKELNCRVEAIATTDIVSNPSQYFAEDIPTLLVSFARSGNSPESVRAVDLASQVLSDCFHLVVTCNADGQLYNRCQSDVRSLAVLMPAETNDKSFAMTSSFSSMMMAAFSFLTFNKASSQDFEKVCEQSKKLIQDVCAPIRDIVAKDAKRVIYIGSGGFQGLAQESALKLLELTAGKVVAMYDSPLGFRHGPKSIIDDETLVMVYISNNPYTRQYDLDLLTELRRDNLALQVVAVAAQLDDIVTDGHYLHIDGLEAASDVELIFPYLIVAQEYSFFHSLALDITPDNPCPTGEVNRVVQGVIIHQFES
- a CDS encoding PTS system mannose/fructose/sorbose family transporter subunit IID, which encodes MTTVFNTDALPKEAEQTERFTDEIDAYQDNEVRKVITKRELIMCALRGLFMEGNFNFERMQAGGYAYSMIPALKKIHGNNKRDFSTSLKNHLQFFNSSPKLFTFLLGLSVAMEENKEKPSTINAVKVAGLGPLGGIGDALDHMTLMPLTLALGAAIAADGSIAGPFVFFVLYQIPHFLAYFGLMFLGYNAGAKAMSAMSGVTERLARAANIMGLFVIGALTATFIKVHTTLELEMGGKVVSLQHDLFDKIMPNLLPLALVFFMFKMVRGKGFFAKPPVLIFGTLALGVVGHYLGIL
- the agaW gene encoding PTS N-acetylgalactosamine transporter subunit IIC, producing MLFEAMLVAVWAFLCGIDKYDVALNIHRPLITGPIVGLIMGDLELGLMTGAVLELAWLGLVPNAGAQPPDVTMGTIAAVAFAIMTNQTPEIAMGVGMPIAVLMQMLIIGFFAMSSFAMGKADDCAERGDSRGIDFLLISILTARATMYSVVAFITVYFGEHAAQWIDENAPTMLLEGLGIGAKMVPAIGFAMLLKVMWNKEMAGIFFIGFVMTTYLKLPIMAVAVLGGSAAVLYYFMTGSQTQAAVGNNSVQSENYDDDGI
- a CDS encoding D-tagatose-bisphosphate aldolase, class II, non-catalytic subunit, yielding MTTLLNIVKQHKAGNENGIYSVCSAHPLVLEAAILQAKKDKSPLLIEATSNQVDQFGGYTGMLPADFRDLVLNLAEAHGFNAENLILGGDHLGPNRWQDEPAAEAMAKAEVLIETYVAAGFTKIHLDCSMPCADDPVSLTDEIVAERAARLAKIAEDTAVKNFGTARAFTYVVGTEVPVPGGETEELHEVQPTSPEAARQTIKAHKDAFAAAGLDCWDRVVGLVVQPAVEFDHSSVIDYKPESAAELSKVVNEFENILFEAHSTDYQSPENYALLVRDHFAILKVGPQLTFAMREALYGLCAIEDEILPIEQRSNLRNVIESVMLAKPDNWAKYYHGNEAEQKFSRSYSLSDRIRYYWADETIQAAVDKLFANLKEGLPLALASQHLPEGYAALRSGEIENNPKAFVINKIQKTVLEIYARACKF
- a CDS encoding PTS sugar transporter subunit IIB, with the protein product MSANIVWCRIDERLLHGQVKITWMPASGANTCIVCNDDVAEGPTAEFSQAAMRASAGGEFKTSFYSVDKLCTIIGKAKPEQKIFIVCSNPTDVARLIEGGVPIKAVNVGNMHFHEGKRQITKTVSVDAKDITAFERIAACNVLSTIQNTPDQDPVEVLTLAKASA
- the agaF gene encoding PTS galactosamine/N-acetylgalactosamine transporter subunit IIA, which codes for MIGIVVSGHINFATGMQSAFHAIAGEQDQFEFVDFLESMSTDDLEDELRKAAKAVNTGDGVLFLCDVLGGSPCNRAMNIMLDTPNIEIVAGVNLAMIANSAFERDGSNLDDLVETLLEIGGSTMQSMRQALAKISAAAADDDNGL